The Tamandua tetradactyla isolate mTamTet1 chromosome 6, mTamTet1.pri, whole genome shotgun sequence genome contains the following window.
GTATTCTTTGAAATTCTGATTGTGATTTACTTTTGTGACTGAAGAAGGAAGATGTTTTATTTAGAATGACTCTCATAAGTGGGGAGAAGTATGTGGGTGGCAAGGAAGTCTTATTATAAGACCTCTATCCTAGATGTTACAGCAAGTCTCATCAGCCCTTGTGGTCACTTTCTTATCAACCATAAAAGAAAAGCCCTTGAAGAGTAACTGCTGTAAAAGCATGATTGTCAATATGTACATTGCTATTTTTGTATACATGTATCAATAAATAACTATACATTTGTTTGTAGACATATGGAAATTTTAAGGAAACTTAAGAAATTGGTAATTGTGGAAAATATAAGAAAGGAGAATGGGAATTCAAGATTgttgaaagaaaagggaaatctttaaatttttactttataacCTTCCATAGATTCAGAATATTTTGCTATAGAAATTATAGATTTTATAGTATAAAGCTAAGAAGAGCAATTTTCTCCCAAACCTACATATACAACCACTCACACATGTGTACTCATAGCTCACATGTAAAACAATAAATCATCTGTCCCTATGTGCTTTGTGATTTACCATTAGTTATAGCAGCTATTGTTGGATTCAAATTTGACTTTACTTTAGATGCTGTTAAAGTTACATCCAGTTTTCAAATACAGATCTTTAATCTAATTCATAAAGTAAGATGTAAAATGATTCTATTTTGAAAGCAcatttgtcatggtcagtttcCAAAACGCTTGTTTCACATCCTTGTTCCTCAGACTGTAAATGATGGGGTTCAGCATAGGGCTTACAAAGGTATAGAAAACAGCAATGATTTTGGATTGCTCCACTGATCTGTCTGTGGGAGGTCTGAGATACATGCAGAACAGGGTCCCATAAAACACAGTCACTGCCACCAGGTGAGACCCACAGGTAGAACAAGCTTTGTACCTGCTTTCAACAGAATGCATCCTCAAGATGGCTATGAGGATGAAGATGTAGGAGAtgaggatgatgagaagggagtTGGAGAGGTTAAATCCTGCTACCACAAACATGGAGGTTTCCTTAATGAAAGTGTTAGAACAGGAGAGTTGGATGAGAGGTGGGTCAGCACAATAGAAGTGGTTGATGATGTTAGAACCACAGAAGGTCAAGCGATATGTCCACATGATTTCCATCAGGCCACTAAGAAACCCATAGACATATGGTCCAGCAATCAACTGAATACACACCTGTTTGGATATCTTGCTTCTGTAAAGCAACGGGTTACAAATTGCCATATATCTATCATAGGCCATCACAGCTAACATATAAAATTCAGTAATCACCATGGCAATGAAAAAATAACACTGGACCAAGCAAGCAGCATAAGAAATGGTTTTCTTCTCTGATAAGATGTTCACCAACATTTTGGGAGTCACATTAGTGGAATAGCACAAGTCCAGGCAGGATAAACTGGCAAGAAAGAAGTGCATGGGTGTGTGGAGACGTAAATCTATTCTGATCAAAACCAGTATCCCAAGGTTACCCCCAACAGTGATCAAGTAGATCACCAGAAACAGCATGAAGAGGATGGGCTGAAGCTTTGGATGATCCGTCAATCCCAAGAGAACAAATTCAGTCACCAAGGTGGAATTTCCTCTGACCATTTTCTTAGGTAACAGCATTGATCACTTAGATGAGTGAAAATAAATtaaggagatgaatgaaaagtcAATCATAtgcatgttctctctctctttctcaccttTCTGTTTATTCCTCATTCATTCACCCTCACTAACAGCTATTACTAGAGATAGACTAAGAATGGAGAAGCTGGCAGTCCCTAGAAGGCCTCAGCTCAAATAGCTGGGGATATAATGTGCAGGTGACTCCAAAATGGCTACTGTGACTCCCCCTTTTTTGGAATAGGCAAATTATAACTGAAGGTTATCTAAAATGGATTGTGTCATCATCTATAATTTATAGTCTATTATAACATCattggtttcttcatttagcCTGGGACCAGTCTTGCACAAAATGGTAATGTATTTTGAAAACACCTTTATGCTCGCTCATGatgcatgaaatatttaaagaataaccTTTAAAAGCTCCACTTTCGAGAAATGCATTGCCTACTTTCTGCATTAGAGAGTCCAGAATTACAGAGGTTTGAAAGAAACTTTCTAAAACTGGATATACTGCTATATCCATATGATACAGTAGATTATATGATTTCTACATAATAAATCAAACTTAAGGTCCCCAAATTTGGAAAGAACAGAGCCTTATATGAATTACTGTTGAAGGAAATTGTGGTGAACAGAACATGGATGAGTAAAACAGAAGTGAAATGGATAGGGAAAACAAGCATTCTCAAAGTATTTGTTTGCTTATTcatctattttctcatttatcaCAGAAAGAATTTTAGAATTTACAGTGGATAAtgaaatttggaaatttctgCTATTGGTAAACAAAAATTTGACTCTAAGCTGTCTAGCAACAtaggtatatatttaaatattctacATTATATTATTCCAATGtccagaaattatgaaaaaaaaactgtcctGATCAAGAAAAGTGGAAATATCCTTAGTATAAGTTCAGAAAATACTAATTGTGATATAAGGATTAAACTTTCAGATATTATCAGGTCAGATAATCGTGGttaatgaaatgataaaatggaAAAGCACTGTGCCAAGATTTGGGGGAATATCCTTTTCATAGATAAATTCCTGGTCATGTTgtccattattttattaatgatgCAAAAAAGTGAGATAAAGAATCACAAACTGAAATGCCTACAGGAGCATTTTAGATAATAGAAATGAGTGAAGTGAGTTGAGCATACTAGTGGAGAAGGTGAACTCAAGCATAGTTTCCAATCTAAAGAATGAACAGCCACTCATGCCAAAGAAAAATTTTCCAGGTAGTAGTGTGGGCCCCATATTCCCAGAATGCAAAAGCTTCCCATTTTAAACCCATCAGAATTCATCAATTTTACAGGCAGTGtgtcaaatataaaatatcagcaaTCAATTCAATTttagcacaatattgaatgaaggcATAATACAAAATTTTCACATTTGATCCATTAAGGTGCAGTTAACAATTCAGTATTATGCCAATGCCACCACATGAATATTTCCACTTTCTAAGCTGGTAGGAATTACATCAGGAACCTGCACAAGTTacctattttgtcttttttgatgCCAACAGGAGGCTACAAGACTTAGTCATGATAGAAAGAAAGTGTTTGTATACAAACAGCAATGAACACCATGTGTATACAAGTTAATTTGCTGAAAAGAGAAGTATGACTGAAATCAGTTGTTCCCTTGGGAAGGCTGGTTGATATCTTTGTAGTAAGGGAGACatatgaagagaaaattaagtaCAATTCATAGAATAATAAAGATTTGAACAAAGTGACTAATTGTGTTCAAGAATGATAGTAGGAATCAAAGAAAAGTAACCTTTAATTGGGATCTGAAATCCCTAGTTAAGGGATTTTCTCAGAAGGCAAGAGTAGGGAGAACTTCCAGGAACAATGCATACAGAGATAGGAGGCTTGCAAGAAAAATCAAAGTTAATCCACATGGATGCAGGGATGAATTTTCTATCTTGGCAAAACATTACTTTAAGAAGCTGTAAGCAGATAAACCAGCAAAGTTCTTTCATAGCAGGGCAAGAAGGGTAGACACTTGTAAGCTGAGATATGTATCTTTGACTTTATCTCTATTGTTGCTTTGAAGTGTGTCTGTTTCTGTGCATGTTATATCCAAGTATTGTAACATATTAGAACCCAACACTAGCTGTTactttgaaacagaaaaaaaaaattacagggttTAAATCTACAACTTTGACCATTGCAAAGAAAATACATTATCAATTGTTCAGGCTTTCTGTATTTAAAGTGCTGTTTTCTCAATCCCCAGGAGGAaggatcattttggaaaatatccTTTTTTATGAATAAATCTTCTGTTTAATGGCATACAGGCACTCAactaatgtatttaaaataacaaaaaggaaattGGAATTCATGCTGCCTATTTCCTACCCTTTCTTTTACAAAGATGCAGCAATCTATAgctcaggaagaaaataaatatatttaaataataatacctCTTGGCATGCATGTAGATAATTCATTTTAGCAAAGTAATTGCtctgtttctatttcatttcacCTTTAGAAGAGCTTGCAATAGATGTAGCACAATTAGGATTAAGAATGGGAAGATGGGAACACAAATAAATGCTATGTCTTGTCACCTGTTTTTAGATTAGTATTTTCAAAATTGTATTCAATAAAATTACTGGATATCAGGTAACAAAATGGGGTATGGGGGAACACTAAATCTGGAAAGTGCCTGGttttgaaaaaaagataaaatggaattcTATTTTGCAAGAATTCTCAGAGCCTTTTATATATCCACATGCACTGTGAAATAAAGGGGTTGGCAGGAATATGCTGCATTTTTCAAGCTTACTCGATGAAAAGGGTTCATTTAGGCTAAGAATCCTTAATTTCACTATGACCACAGATAATGCTAGAATCCTTGCTGAACAAAATAAAAGGAGGTAATAAATTCTTTGCACTACTTGGGAAACTGTCTTAATTCAATTTTTTCACTGGTTGAATGAAAAGAACTTTTGAAtttattattcattcaaaaaatatgcCTTGGGCAAATCCTGACTATGCAAGAGCCACTccataaaaggagagagaagagaaataggcagaaaaattaaagagaacaGAATGAAATAGACTAGACTATGACAACAGGTTTTGGACATCAATTGCAGATTGGCATAAATCTGTTCTAGTCTCAAAAAAGCAATCTATACAGCTGGACATTATACACTATTACATGTTTGATTAATGCAccatatttaacaaatatttatggtcATCTATTAAGTATCTGGTGTAAGGCATAAGGCAAATTACATATATGTGGATATAGCAATAAGGCAaactctaaatatttaaaattatctcaTTCTTTCTAcacatttttactttaatttctgaaaattattaaaagttaAGCTGTTTTTGGACAATACCGGCCTATTTCATCCCCTTCTCTTTTGTTTAGCCCTCTCTGAACATCCATGGCCCCTTTCCCAAGACTCCtttaattgaatttctttaatAACATGTGAACAAGACAAAGGTATCTGGGAATTAGGCAAAAGTATCTGGGAACCATGTCATCTCAGTATGTCAATAAAGAAAAGGCCCCCAAAACCTGAAGTTTCTCTAATGTCTTTAGCTTGAAGAGGAGATAACTGCAAGTTGTGTATACAACGACATTCAAAATATATGTttctgggtggtgcaatggtggctccatGGTAGAAGGTtctcctgccatgtcagagacctgggttcaattcccagaacctgcccctaaaatatacacatatttctgaactctgaataatcatgaaatgtttaataaaaattcagcttaagattatttctatttctataagcAAATGCTTTCAGAACTTGCACTGAGAAGAAGCCACAGGCTTATGCTTAAAACTGTGAAAGTCACATTTGATAgcttcttatttattatttactgcAACAAGTGCATCCTGGTTTTTATAAAGATTGCTTTATTTCCTATTTATGCAAGCACTAGCAAAATACTTCTCACCTGATTCTTGTTGTTTTCTAATTCCTATCTCAATTGCCAAGTAATTAATATTGAAATACTTGTctaatatcaataaatattttgatctCTGTGACAAATATCACTCAGATAAACAACAAACCCTCAATTAGATAGGACACCAGAGAATCTTTCCAGCAGAGGTTCCCATATGACATCAGTGTCTAATCTGAAGTTTATTGGTAATTGAAAGTCACAATGAGGTTTTCAGAAATCTAGGATCTTTATTGAGAGATACATAACTGAAATAAAACTTCACATGAGGTTTCACTGTTTCAATTATACCAAATTTCTTTTCTTGGGGGTTCTAACAAGCACAGATAATAACAGAGAAACACATATTATTCATGCTGATAAACTTgatttatatgaatatttattcaaataagtttattattaattattaaagatgtaaaaatatcattatttgcATAATAATAGTGATTATTAAGCAGCAAGCCAGGGGTGTCATTTATGATAATGTGGTAAAAAAggtaaatacttattaaaattcaaagtttCAAAGATTTCCTTTATCCTCacactcaaagaaataaaaagcaataagtAAAAGTAAAAGCTCAACTCTACATGTGTCCTGATGCCTAAAGTACTACTTTTTGAAATGTTCTTCTGCAGGTAAATTTGTCCTCTTTAGGTCTAATTAAAATGTGAATGCTTAGGTAGCAATATAACATTGGAATACTTTCACAGTTCCTACCTCATGTAAATAAAGCTACCATTTTGCAGACTTGTAAGATGGATTGAGTGGGAGGCTTGGACACATTAAAATCAAGGAAGAGATGATAGAAAATAGAATTAATGCTTACTGAAGTGTAGTTTCAATACCTCAGTCCATACACTACCTCAATTTGGCATTAAAGTATAGAAAAGTCTATCATATTAGCTTGGAAATACTGATATTTtaagtatgaaaataaataaaaagttgatGACATGTGGTAGGTAAAACCATGCATTTCATTGGatgtaaatagaaatataaatttcctAGAATTGAGAACCTCGCTTGTCTGCTATTCTAAGGTAAGCTCAAACACCTTCTCCCTGTCTCAGTCTTCCATTGCATTGCCTCACAAACATCAAACCAGGGTACATTACCTGATTGTTATGCATGAACCTTAGTTCTAGGTTATGCCTTCTCATCATGGCTTTTTACTAGCCAATGATGTGTCagtgaaaattattttgagtatTCACTTAGGAAATAAACTTGCtacttagttaaatttgttcccaAAAGTTTCTCTTCCCAATTATTTGAAGagaaatttataaatttcagAGTGCTCTGTTTTGCCGTAATTAATACGATTCCtctttgtgtctatttcccctcAACTTAGTTGATACATTAGTGTTTTAGGGTGCTACCTTTAAAAAGATGTTCTAGAAATATTGCTAGTTGATGAGTTTAAGTTCTTACTCAAAGAGAAAGTACAATTTAATTCCTACCTGAGCAATGGAAAGATTGTCTCAGAGACACTCAGTGGTCCAAGAGATGAGTTACTGAGATCAATTTATACCCACCTTGCACTTTAGAGCTTTTATCCCTAAAGTACTTTTTCAGCATACCCTGAAAAACTAATTACAAAATTACTTCAAGAAGACACCtag
Protein-coding sequences here:
- the LOC143686159 gene encoding olfactory receptor 5M5-like — encoded protein: MLLPKKMVRGNSTLVTEFVLLGLTDHPKLQPILFMLFLVIYLITVGGNLGILVLIRIDLRLHTPMHFFLASLSCLDLCYSTNVTPKMLVNILSEKKTISYAACLVQCYFFIAMVITEFYMLAVMAYDRYMAICNPLLYRSKISKQVCIQLIAGPYVYGFLSGLMEIMWTYRLTFCGSNIINHFYCADPPLIQLSCSNTFIKETSMFVVAGFNLSNSLLIILISYIFILIAILRMHSVESRYKACSTCGSHLVAVTVFYGTLFCMYLRPPTDRSVEQSKIIAVFYTFVSPMLNPIIYSLRNKDVKQAFWKLTMTNVLSK